Part of the Halobellus ruber genome is shown below.
CCACTTCGGGATGCTGGCGCAGGACGCCGTGGGCCAGGATTTCGGCGAGATGAAGATCGCCCACCTGGCGACCGGCAACCACGTCGGCTTGGAGTTGTTCGAGTTCGAGGGGGTCGAACGGAACGACCCGGATCCGACGAGTGCCGGACTCTCGCATTTCTGTGTCCAGGATCCGAACGTCCAGGCCACGGCCGACCGGATCGCCGAACACGGCGGCGAGCAGCTCAGCTCGAAGGTGTGGAACATCTTCCCCGATACGCCGGACTACCGGATGTGTTACTGTGCGGATCCGTGGGGCAACATCGTCGAACTCCACTCCCGCGGGTACGAGCATATGCACTGTAATATGGAGTACTGACCTCCGGCGCTGTCGCGGAGGGCACGGAGCTCCGGCTCCG
Proteins encoded:
- a CDS encoding VOC family protein gives rise to the protein MSEGERPYPRTMGHIGLAVSDIDEAFEWYQDVLGLTPVMEPDTVEAGVGHFGMLAQDAVGQDFGEMKIAHLATGNHVGLELFEFEGVERNDPDPTSAGLSHFCVQDPNVQATADRIAEHGGEQLSSKVWNIFPDTPDYRMCYCADPWGNIVELHSRGYEHMHCNMEY